In Streptomyces sp. ML-6, the genomic stretch GCCCCAGCCGGGCCGCCGACAGCGCGGCCAGGAGTATTCCGGCGCCCTGGCCCGCGGCGACCAGGCCCGCCGAGCCCGGCCCCCAGTCGCCGGCCCGGGCCAGCAGCGGGCCGAGCAGGGCCACCGCCGGCAGCAGCCCGGCCGCAGCCGCCGCAGTCAACAGCAGCGCGGCTCGAAGGACGGAATCCGTCGCGGCGATCCGCACCCCGTCGGCGATCCCCGCGAGCAGGCTTTCGGAGCGCGGGGACCGTTCCGCCTCGGCCCTCGGCCGCACCCACACCATGACGGCCAGGACGGCGGCGAAGCTGACCGCGTCGACCAGGGCCGCCCCGCTCAGGTCCGCCACCGCCACCAACACCGCCCCCAGCGGGGCCCCGAGCAGGGCGGCCACCTGGCCGCCGGCCTGCTGCAGGGCCAGGGCCCGGGGGAGCTGTTCCTCGCTCACCAGGCGGCGCGGCATGGATCCCGTCGCGGGGAGGTAGAACGCGTCGACGGTCCCGACCACGACGGCGAACCCGATCAGCAGCCATGGCGGCGTCCCCCAGAGCCGGGCCGCCACGGCCAGGGCGAGTACGGTCGTGAGCATCGCCACATCACCGGTGATCATCACGCGCCGGGCGCCGAAGCGGTCGCCCACCGCCCCGCCCGGCAACAGGAGCACGGTTCGCGGCAGCGTGATCGCGGTCAGCACCAGGGCGGCCGTCCGGCCCCCGTGCGCACTGGCCGCCCAACCGAGAGCGAAGTGGAGGGCCGCATCGCCGGCCAGGGAGACCCGGGTTCCCGCGAGCCAGCACAGATACGACCGGGGAAGAGCGGTTCGCGGGGGAGCGGGGACAGCGGTTTCCGCGGTGCCGAGTGAGGTCATGGCCGCCGACCGTAGGGCCCTCGACCTGGTCGAGAGCTAGTGACGAACCGTCAGGAACCCCGGGCAGCGGTCACCCTTCCGCCGCCCCCGAAGGCTGCCGGCGCGGGTGCCGGCGTCCGCTCCGAAGCGCACCGGGCGGTACCTGTGGACGTGGCACCGCGCGGGCCGGGCCTGCGGGGGTGTCATGGAGCGTCGGGGCCGCCCCGGCCGAGTTCCTCGAGGAACTGCCGCTGGTCGTCCAGGAATCCGTCCGCGAAGAGCGAGCGGGGGGAGAGGAGCGCGGTGAGCGTGAGCTCGAGGTCCGACTGCTCGACGGACTGCTTGAGCAGTGAGTGGGTCGCGCCCGGGTAGTGCTCGACCTTCAACGCGTCACCCGGGTCCAGCACCTTGCGGTAGCCGCGCTCCGTGTCGGCGGTGTCCACGTTGACGTCGTGGGCTGCGAGGGTCAGCAGCACCGGTACGCCGCGCAGGGCGCGGAGGTCCCGGGTGGCGTCCGCGGTGTAGTTCTTGGAGATGAAGCCCCAGCGATCGGCGGTCATGCCGTCCGCGTCGCCGTCCATCGCCTCGACGTACTCCTCGAAGCTCGCGTGGCGCTCCAGCAGCCGCCGGGTGGTGTCGCTCCTGGTGATCTCCGCCTTGGTGCGGGCCGCCGACGCGCCGTCGGCGCGCAGCTCGGCGAGGAGGTTGTAGCGGCCCTGCTGGAGCCAGTTGATCGCGGGCGAGACGGCGACGACGAAGCTCACGGGCGTCCTGGCGGCGACCTTAGGCATGACCCAGCCCGCCTGGCTGGCGCCCCAGAGCCCGATCCGGTCGCCGTCGATGTCCGGGCGGGCGCGGGCCCAGGCGATCGCGGCGGCCGCCTCGTCGGCCCGGTCGTCCATGGACTGGTCGAGCCAGTTGCCGGGGGCGCCCGCGACGCCGGGCTTGTCCCAGGACAGGGAGGCGTATCCGGCCCTGGCGTTCGCCTCCCACATGGGCTTGTAACCGTCGTCGTGGGTGGCGTCGACGGGGCCGTCGCCGTGGATGTACACGACCAGGCCGTGCCTGCGGCCGTCCCTGGGGGTGGCCAGCACGCCGTTGAGGGTGTGGCCGCCGTGGCGGATCGTGACCCGCTGCTCGTCCATGTCGTAGGAGTTCTGCCACAGCACCACACCGGTGAGGCCGGCGGCCACGACGAGGACCGTGACGAGCGACCACACGGCGATGCGGACCCCGCGCCGACGGGGCCGGATCTTCGGCTTCGGACACATGGAATGACTGCCTTTGTTCGGTTTGGCTTGACACCTAAACTATCATGCGTAGAACGATCGTCGAGAGTTTGATAGATTTGAGTCTCGGTTTCCGAGCGAAGGGGAGCAGGCATGGAACTGGACGCGACAGGTTCCGGGACCGGACCGGTGACGGTGCGGCGAGGCGTTCCGGCCGGGGCCGAGCGGCGGGCGGCCGAGCTGTACTGGGACGCCTTCGGCCGCAAACTCGGCCCTGCCCTGAACCCGCCGGACAAGGCGGTGCCCTTTCTCGCCGCCCACCTGAACGCCGATCGCGCGGTCTGCGCACTCCTCGACGGACAGCTCGTCGGCCTCGCCGGGTACCAGCACGACGGACGGGGCCTCACCGGCGGATCGGCCCGCTCCGTACTGCGCGCGTACGGTCCCCTGCGAGGGCCGTACCGACTCCTGCTCCTCGCCCTGTTCGAACGCCGCCCGGCCCCCGGACAGCTCGTCATGGACGGCATCGCCGTGGATCCGGACATGCGCGGCCGGGGCGTCGGGAGCCTGCTCCTCGAAGAAGTGGCCGCCGTCGCGGCGGAGCAGGACTGCCGGGAGATCAGACTGGATGTGATCGACACCAATCCGCGCGCCAGGGCCCTGTACGAGCGGCGCGGCTTCACGGCCGTACGGACCGCGCACACGCCCTACCTGCGCGGACTGCTCGGATTCGGCGCGGTGACCACCATGCACCGCCGGGTCGGAACAGAAGTCGGAACAGAAGGAGGGGAAGAGCTGTGAGCGCCGAGGCCGACCGCGTCGAGGTTCCCACCCGCATGCTCGTCCACGCACTGGTCCGCGAGGACGGCACCGTCGGCGCGGACGAGCTGTACACCGTCGCCAACACCCTGGGCATGAGCGATCAACAGGTACGGCTGTGCGTCAAACGCCTCGTGTCCGAAGGCCGGTTCACCCACGAGGGCCGGGGCCGCAGGGCGAAACTGCACGCGACCACGGACGCCAGGCGTGCCCTCGCCCCCAACGCGGACTTCCTGCGGTACGCATTCCAGCAGGACGCCGGACTCGCGCCCTGGGACGGGGTCTGGCACCTGGCCGCCTTCGCGGTGCCCGAATCGGCGCGCACCGCCCGGGACGCCCTGCGCGAGACGCTCGTCCGCCTCGGTGGCATCCCGCTCCAGGGCGGACTGTACGTCTGCGCCAACCCGTGGGAACCGTACGTCGAAGAAGTGGCCCACCGCCTCGGCGCCCACGGCGCGCTCACCCTCCTCACCACGACGGACCTGCGCCGGGGCGATGTTCAGGAGCCCGCCGAACTCGCCCGGCGCCTGTGGCCCCTGCAGGAGATCGCCGACCGCTACCACCGCCTCGGCCGCATCGCCCGGCCCCGCCTGGTCCGGCTCACCGGCCCTGCCGAACTCTCCTCGTCCGCACTTCTCACCACCGCCGTCGAACTGGCCGCCGAACTCACCCGCGCCATGGAGCCCGACCCGTTGCTGCCGCCTCAGCTCCTGCCCCGGCCCTGGCCCGGCGCCCGGGCCCGGGCGCTCGTCGCCCGGTGCTGGGCGGCCCTGCACGAACGCGACCAGGGCGAAGCCCGCCCGACTCTCTTCCGCCTCTACGTCGACATCACCCGGGAGACAGCGGACCGGGCCACGCCCTGAAGGCGGAACGGACGGCGCAGGCGGGGCCCGACGGCGAAGGCGCGACGAGGGCGCCGCGAGGGCACCTGCCCTTGCGGACGGAGTCCAGGGGCGGGGCCGGCGCGGAGGGGGCCGAGCCGCGGAAGGCCGTGGGCCTCCGGCATCATGGGTTCCACCACCGGTCACCCGGTTCGCGCCCCGCCGGTGGCCTCCGTTCCCCGCCCACCGCCTGAGACCGCGAGTCCCATGAGTCCCACAAGCCCCACGAACCCCGAGGTCCCCGAGGTTTCCGAAGTCCCCGAGCCGGATCTCACCGTCGACGGCACCGGTCTGCTCTGCGTCACCCTCCTGCTGCGGTTGCGCAAGCAGATCGACGGCGCGGCGCCGGGCACCGTCGTCCACGTCATCGCCACCGACCCGGCCGCCCCGCTCGACCTGCCCGCCTGGTGCCACATGACCGGCCACCACTACCTCGGTCCCGTCCCCGGTGCCGAGCAGCCCGTGTTCGCGCTCCGGCTGGTCGCCGACGCGCTGTCCACCCGGGCCGACGCGCCCTGGCATCCGGCCGCCCCGCCGGCCGTGTGAGGCCGCCCGGGCCGGGGCCGGGGCCGGAGCCGGCGGAGGTGCCGGGTGGAACGTACGGACCGGCAGTGGCCGGCCCCGGGGCGGGCCGGGGTGGTCACCGCCGTGCCCGCCCCGTTCAGCGCGGAGTCACCCAGTCCGGCGTCCAGGTCCCGGCGGCGTCGTGGCCGGTCGTCTTCGCGGCCAGGTGGGCGCGGAGGGCGGCGAGCGCCGGGTGGGGATTGTCGCGGTGCCAGAGGAGCGAGTGCGGGTAGACCGGCATCGGATCGGTGACCGGGACGAGGCGCAGGCCGTGGCCGGTGGGCCAGACGAGGCGGGTGTTCCCGCCCATGAAGGTGGCCAGGGCCGGGGTGTCGGCGATGGTGTCGAGGAGCGCGTCGGAACCGAAGTTGGGGCCGGTCGCCTCGATGGTGAGGCCGAACTCGGCGACGAGGTCGTCGTAGTAGGCGCCCCACTCGGTACCGGGGACGATGCCCGGCATCCAGATCCGGTGCCCGACGAGCTGTTCGACGGTCACCGACCGGGCGCCCGCCAGCGCGTGGGCGGGGCCGGTGAGGAGCTGGAGCGGCTCGTCGAGCACCCGGACCGACTCGATGTCCTCGGGCAGGGGCCGGCCGGGCGCGGCGACGGCGCGGAAGGACGCGTCGATCGTGCCGGAGCGGACGGCGGCGACGGCCGTCTCGATGTCGAACAGCATCACCACGTCGAGGTCGATGTCGGGCCGGGCGCGGTGGAAGTCGCGCATCAGGCCCGTCGCCGCCCCGCGCGAGGCGATCACGTCCACGCGCAGCGGACGGCGGCCGGTGCCCACGGACGCGACCGCGCGTTCGGCGGTGCGCAGCAGCTCGCGCGCGTGGGGCAGGAACGCCTGCCCGTCGATGGTGAGACCGGAGCCGCGCGGGGTGCGGGTGAACAGCCGCACGCCGAGATCGCGCTCCAGCGCGGCGATGCGCTTGGAGACGGCCTGCTGGGTGATGGCCAGCTCGGCGGCGGCCTCCTGGAACTGCCCCGCGTCGGCGGCGACGACGAAGGTCCGGACGGCTTCGATGTCCATGCCGACACCCTACGGTCACAACCACTGGTTGTGACCGGACGGCCTCCCGGTTGTTTGATCCCCGGGTGAGGCGCTCGCTTTGATGCTCCCGGTCGCGAATCGGTTGTACGGGTGGGCAGCGAGGGGGCATCGGGCATGAGGAGCGGACACCGGCTGGGGCGGCGGTTCGGATGGCTCTGGGGAGCGTACGGGACCAGCGCGCTCGGCACGTGGCTCGCCTTCGGCGCGTTCCCGCTGATCGCCGTCCGGGAGCTGCACGCCGGACCGGCCGAGGTCGCCGCGCTCTCCTCCGCGGGGGCGGCGGTGGGCGCGGCCGTGGCGGTGCCGCTCGGCCCGTGGGTGGAGTTCCGCCGCAAGCGGCAGGTGCTGATCGCGACGGACCTGGTGCGGTTCGCGGCGCTGCTGACGATCCCCGCCGCGTTCGCGCTCGGCGTGCTCACCTTCCTCCAGCTCCTGCTGGTCTCGATCGTCGTCGCGGCGGCCGACATCACCTTCCGCGCCGCCTCCGGCGCGTACCTGAAGACCCTGCTGCCGGCCGAGGACCTGCTCGTCGCGAACGCCCGTTTCGAGTCCACGTCCTGGACGGTCACGATCATCGGGCCGCCGCTCGGCGGCGCGGCGATCGGGCTCCTCGGACCCGTGGCGACGGTGGCGGCCGACGCGGTCGGTCACCTGCTCTCGGCCCTGGGCATCCGCGCGGCGGGCGGGGACGAGCCCCGGCCCGAGCACCGGAAGGCCGCGCGCATGCGGGCCGGGGACCTGCTCGACGGGTGGCGGTACATCCTCGCCGACGCGACGCTGCGCCCGTTGTTCCTCAACACCACTCTGTTCAACGGTCTGGTGATGGCCACTCAGCCGATGCTGGCCGTCCTGATGCTCGGCCGGCTCGGGTTCGCGCCGTGGCAGTACGGCCTCGCCTTCGCCGCGCCCGCGCTCGGCGGACTGCTGGGTTCGCGGCTGGCCCGGCCGCTCGTCACCCGGTTCGGGCAGCACCGGGTGCTGGTCGGGAGCGGGGCACTGCGCGCGATCTGGCCCGTCGGCCTGGTCTTCCTGGGGCCGGGCGCCGGAGGGCTGCTGCTGGTCATCGGCGTCGAGTTCGGGCTCATCCTCTGCTGCGGGGTCTTCAACCCCGTCCAGTCCACCTGCCGCCTCCGGCGCACCGCGACCGACCGGGTCACCCGCACCCTGACCGCCTGGGCGGTCACGACCAAGGGCTCGACCGCGCTCCTGACGGCCCTCTGGGGCGTACTGGGCGGGCTGCTCGGCCCGCGTACGGCCATCGGCCTGGCCGGCGTGCTCCTGCTGGCGACCCCGCTGCTGCTGCCCCGCCGCGCGGAGGGGCACCCCGACGGGCCGGACCAGGAACCGAATCTGACGAAAACTCAGAAGCAATCATCATGAACCGAGTTGATTGGTCAGGAACTCTCACTTCAGAAGCATGCGCCAGCGGTCGGCCGACTCCAGCAGGTCCAGGCTGATCCGCTCCAGGAACGCCCCCGTCCGGGCCATCCGCTGCCCCACGAGGTCGTCGGGCCCGGCCCCCTCCGCCGAGGCCAGTGCGGCCCGTGCCGTCTCCAGCGTCTGCCGTGCGCTGAGCACGACGGAGCGGTACCAGGCCTCGTCGTCGATCACATAGACGTCGCGGCGCTGCTGCGGATCGCGCTCGCGCCGGACGTAGCCGTGCCGGACGAGGTAGTTCACGGCCACGGAGACAGAGGCGGGGCTGACCTTCAGCCTGCGGGTCAGCTCGGCCGCGGTGCGTCTGCCGTCCTCGGACTGCAACAGGTCGAGGTGCACGCGCGCCGTGATCCTCGGCAGCCCCGCCCGGACCGCCATCTCGACGATTTCCTCCTCCGCCTCGCCGCCTTCCGGCGGCCCGCCCGTGCGCGGGGGCTTCGGGGTGCCGCGCCGTGCCCGCCGGGCCGTCGCCCGCTGGGCCTGCTGGGGCCGGTAGTCGTGGGGGCCGCCGTTGCGTCCGATCTCCCGGCTGATCGTCGAGGTCGGCCGGTCGAGCCGCCTCGCGATCTCGGCGTAGGAGAGTCCGTCGGCGATTCCGGCCGCGATGCACTGGCGGTCCTGCTGGGTCAACCGTCCTCCTGGCATGCCGTCAGTATTGCCTTCGCCCTCATTCATTGCAACGCGATATTGCGTTCGCGCTCAGCGTCATTGCATCAATTTCTCGCATCTGACCTGCATGAATGAGTTTTCTGTAATTGACAGCCCTTCTGGTTCCGCCGTAGCTTTCAGGCATCGTAAAACGCGTAATATCGCGAGATGGGGGAACGGTCAT encodes the following:
- a CDS encoding GNAT family N-acetyltransferase, whose amino-acid sequence is MELDATGSGTGPVTVRRGVPAGAERRAAELYWDAFGRKLGPALNPPDKAVPFLAAHLNADRAVCALLDGQLVGLAGYQHDGRGLTGGSARSVLRAYGPLRGPYRLLLLALFERRPAPGQLVMDGIAVDPDMRGRGVGSLLLEEVAAVAAEQDCREIRLDVIDTNPRARALYERRGFTAVRTAHTPYLRGLLGFGAVTTMHRRVGTEVGTEGGEEL
- a CDS encoding sulfurtransferase TusA family protein, which encodes MSPTSPTNPEVPEVSEVPEPDLTVDGTGLLCVTLLLRLRKQIDGAAPGTVVHVIATDPAAPLDLPAWCHMTGHHYLGPVPGAEQPVFALRLVADALSTRADAPWHPAAPPAV
- a CDS encoding PaaX family transcriptional regulator C-terminal domain-containing protein — its product is MLVHALVREDGTVGADELYTVANTLGMSDQQVRLCVKRLVSEGRFTHEGRGRRAKLHATTDARRALAPNADFLRYAFQQDAGLAPWDGVWHLAAFAVPESARTARDALRETLVRLGGIPLQGGLYVCANPWEPYVEEVAHRLGAHGALTLLTTTDLRRGDVQEPAELARRLWPLQEIADRYHRLGRIARPRLVRLTGPAELSSSALLTTAVELAAELTRAMEPDPLLPPQLLPRPWPGARARALVARCWAALHERDQGEARPTLFRLYVDITRETADRATP
- a CDS encoding helix-turn-helix domain-containing protein, whose translation is MAVRAGLPRITARVHLDLLQSEDGRRTAAELTRRLKVSPASVSVAVNYLVRHGYVRRERDPQQRRDVYVIDDEAWYRSVVLSARQTLETARAALASAEGAGPDDLVGQRMARTGAFLERISLDLLESADRWRMLLK
- a CDS encoding LysR family transcriptional regulator — its product is MDIEAVRTFVVAADAGQFQEAAAELAITQQAVSKRIAALERDLGVRLFTRTPRGSGLTIDGQAFLPHARELLRTAERAVASVGTGRRPLRVDVIASRGAATGLMRDFHRARPDIDLDVVMLFDIETAVAAVRSGTIDASFRAVAAPGRPLPEDIESVRVLDEPLQLLTGPAHALAGARSVTVEQLVGHRIWMPGIVPGTEWGAYYDDLVAEFGLTIEATGPNFGSDALLDTIADTPALATFMGGNTRLVWPTGHGLRLVPVTDPMPVYPHSLLWHRDNPHPALAALRAHLAAKTTGHDAAGTWTPDWVTPR
- a CDS encoding alpha/beta hydrolase, yielding MCPKPKIRPRRRGVRIAVWSLVTVLVVAAGLTGVVLWQNSYDMDEQRVTIRHGGHTLNGVLATPRDGRRHGLVVYIHGDGPVDATHDDGYKPMWEANARAGYASLSWDKPGVAGAPGNWLDQSMDDRADEAAAAIAWARARPDIDGDRIGLWGASQAGWVMPKVAARTPVSFVVAVSPAINWLQQGRYNLLAELRADGASAARTKAEITRSDTTRRLLERHASFEEYVEAMDGDADGMTADRWGFISKNYTADATRDLRALRGVPVLLTLAAHDVNVDTADTERGYRKVLDPGDALKVEHYPGATHSLLKQSVEQSDLELTLTALLSPRSLFADGFLDDQRQFLEELGRGGPDAP
- a CDS encoding MFS transporter translates to MRSGHRLGRRFGWLWGAYGTSALGTWLAFGAFPLIAVRELHAGPAEVAALSSAGAAVGAAVAVPLGPWVEFRRKRQVLIATDLVRFAALLTIPAAFALGVLTFLQLLLVSIVVAAADITFRAASGAYLKTLLPAEDLLVANARFESTSWTVTIIGPPLGGAAIGLLGPVATVAADAVGHLLSALGIRAAGGDEPRPEHRKAARMRAGDLLDGWRYILADATLRPLFLNTTLFNGLVMATQPMLAVLMLGRLGFAPWQYGLAFAAPALGGLLGSRLARPLVTRFGQHRVLVGSGALRAIWPVGLVFLGPGAGGLLLVIGVEFGLILCCGVFNPVQSTCRLRRTATDRVTRTLTAWAVTTKGSTALLTALWGVLGGLLGPRTAIGLAGVLLLATPLLLPRRAEGHPDGPDQEPNLTKTQKQSS
- a CDS encoding MFS transporter, translating into MTSLGTAETAVPAPPRTALPRSYLCWLAGTRVSLAGDAALHFALGWAASAHGGRTAALVLTAITLPRTVLLLPGGAVGDRFGARRVMITGDVAMLTTVLALAVAARLWGTPPWLLIGFAVVVGTVDAFYLPATGSMPRRLVSEEQLPRALALQQAGGQVAALLGAPLGAVLVAVADLSGAALVDAVSFAAVLAVMVWVRPRAEAERSPRSESLLAGIADGVRIAATDSVLRAALLLTAAAAAGLLPAVALLGPLLARAGDWGPGSAGLVAAGQGAGILLAALSAARLGPMRRIGVGASLGLGLAAAGLAGLAAAAVPGAAVAAAGVVGAGSGMFACHIGPLVLAGAPDTHLSRIQSLLTLVQSLALVVANNVLGWFAHAAGARSAIALCAVLGGAAGIAGLASSSLRGLHKAGSQDGS